One window of the Paenibacillus beijingensis genome contains the following:
- a CDS encoding energy-coupling factor ABC transporter ATP-binding protein: protein MKPILQTERLSYTYPGSAAQALRELNLSIPEGKKTAICGHNGSGKSTLFLQSIGICRPDGGTLRWKGEPLTYKPKELKRLRRQIGLVFQDPEQQLILNTPYEDVSYGLRNAGMAEADIHERTYAMLELLELGALADTPIHHLSLGQKKRVALAGVLVLEPELLLLDEPTAYLDRSSEKRLIAELDRIHNRGMTTVMATHDMNLVYAWADWVLVLEKGRCVTEGTPEQVFKDAALMHMLGLELPMLVEVWNALPESIRNGRPAPRNVEELKRNYRTFLCTNSQEG from the coding sequence ATCAAACCGATTTTACAAACCGAGCGGCTCAGCTATACTTATCCCGGATCGGCCGCCCAGGCTTTGCGTGAATTGAACCTCTCCATACCGGAAGGAAAAAAAACGGCGATATGCGGTCATAACGGCTCGGGAAAGTCGACGCTGTTTCTGCAGTCTATCGGCATTTGCCGCCCGGACGGAGGCACGCTTCGCTGGAAGGGCGAGCCGCTGACTTATAAGCCGAAGGAGCTGAAGCGGCTGCGCCGGCAGATCGGCCTTGTGTTTCAGGATCCCGAGCAGCAGCTTATTTTGAATACGCCGTATGAGGATGTTTCGTACGGGCTGCGCAATGCCGGAATGGCCGAAGCGGACATTCATGAGCGGACCTATGCCATGCTGGAGCTGCTGGAGCTAGGGGCGCTTGCCGATACGCCGATTCATCATTTAAGTCTGGGGCAAAAAAAACGGGTCGCACTGGCGGGGGTGCTCGTGCTGGAACCGGAGCTGCTGCTGCTGGACGAGCCGACCGCCTATTTGGACCGCAGCTCGGAGAAGCGGCTTATCGCCGAGCTGGACCGTATTCATAACCGGGGCATGACAACGGTTATGGCAACCCACGATATGAATCTTGTCTACGCTTGGGCGGACTGGGTGCTTGTGCTGGAGAAGGGACGGTGCGTCACGGAAGGCACGCCGGAGCAGGTATTCAAGGACGCCGCATTGATGCACATGCTCGGGCTCGAGCTGCCGATGCTGGTCGAAGTATGGAACGCGCTGCCTGAGTCGATCCGCAATGGACGTCCCGCACCGCGGAATGTAGAAGAGCTGAAACGAAATTATCGTACTTTCTTGTGTACAAACAGCCAGGAAGGGTAA
- the cbiQ gene encoding cobalt ECF transporter T component CbiQ: MIKSIDTLSYGNRFRSVSPMWKTGFAAVMVVLSYWTHPLVQAAIWAWMTIWTVYYAGIPIRFYFVLFGSTCLFFMMSLPAMLLEITRGGLSGAGDAWLLAEAFGWSLYVPYASVQASALAFDRIAACSACLFFVIFTTPVPELLQVLKRLRLPHLVVELMLLTYRFLFVLADTAYGMSVAQRSRGGHNGFAGTIRDIAILVVRLFGKAMQRYKGLSNGLISRGFVNEIHLAPYKSGRIPFRYKAEGCAGIAVLLALELLF; the protein is encoded by the coding sequence ATGATCAAAAGCATCGATACGCTGTCGTATGGCAACCGGTTCAGATCCGTGTCGCCGATGTGGAAGACCGGCTTTGCCGCCGTGATGGTTGTGCTGTCGTATTGGACCCACCCGCTCGTGCAAGCGGCGATTTGGGCGTGGATGACGATTTGGACCGTTTATTATGCCGGAATTCCGATCCGCTTTTATTTTGTTCTATTCGGCTCGACGTGCCTCTTTTTTATGATGAGCCTGCCGGCGATGCTGCTTGAAATAACGCGCGGCGGCTTAAGCGGCGCGGGTGATGCCTGGCTTCTTGCCGAAGCCTTCGGCTGGAGCCTGTACGTGCCGTATGCTTCCGTGCAGGCTTCCGCGCTTGCGTTTGACCGGATTGCGGCATGCTCCGCGTGTTTGTTTTTTGTCATTTTCACGACGCCGGTGCCCGAGCTGCTGCAAGTGTTAAAGCGGCTGCGGCTGCCGCATCTCGTCGTGGAGCTCATGCTGCTGACGTACCGGTTCCTGTTCGTGCTGGCGGATACCGCCTACGGGATGTCGGTCGCGCAGCGTTCGCGCGGCGGGCACAACGGCTTTGCCGGAACGATCCGCGATATTGCCATCCTGGTGGTCCGGCTGTTCGGCAAAGCGATGCAGCGGTACAAGGGGCTGTCGAACGGACTCATTTCCAGAGGTTTTGTCAACGAAATTCATTTGGCGCCATACAAAAGCGGACGCATTCCGTTTCGGTACAAGGCGGAAGGCTGTGCGGGCATCGCCGTGCTGCTGGCACTGGAACTGCTGTTTTGA
- a CDS encoding energy-coupling factor ABC transporter substrate-binding protein: protein MNNKVKNGLIVAAVILLGVLPLLLVNGEFTGADGAAEEMIREINPSFEPWFTPLLEPPAETESMLFALQAAIGAGFIGYVIGLFKGRSSKSSNKDKR, encoded by the coding sequence ATGAACAATAAGGTCAAAAACGGGTTAATCGTGGCTGCGGTTATTTTGCTGGGCGTTTTGCCGCTGCTGCTTGTGAATGGAGAGTTCACAGGAGCGGATGGAGCTGCCGAGGAGATGATCAGGGAGATTAATCCTTCCTTCGAGCCGTGGTTCACGCCGCTGCTTGAGCCGCCCGCGGAAACGGAAAGCATGCTGTTTGCGCTGCAGGCCGCCATCGGAGCCGGTTTTATCGGTTATGTGATCGGCTTGTTTAAAGGCAGATCGTCCAAGTCGTCGAACAAGGACAAGCGATGA
- a CDS encoding energy-coupling factor ABC transporter permease has product MKVNKSAVLLIAGFVCYLWVNEPRSAYAMHIMEGFLPPAWAMFWWAVFIPFFMLGVRSLIKLTKEAPELKLMLGLAGAFTFVLSALKIPSVTGSSSHPTGTGLGAVMFGPLPMSVLGSIVLFFQATLLAHGGLTTLGANAFSMAVAGPMVGYAVYTLIMKSTGKQKLSIFTAAALADLSTYVVTSIQLAAAFPSADGGFIASFAKFGGIFALTQIPLAVSEGLLTVLVWNWLQSYSGNELSLLQRKMKGAGSK; this is encoded by the coding sequence GTGAAGGTTAACAAATCGGCTGTATTGCTGATCGCGGGTTTTGTTTGTTATTTATGGGTCAATGAGCCCCGGTCCGCTTATGCGATGCACATTATGGAAGGGTTTTTGCCTCCGGCATGGGCGATGTTCTGGTGGGCCGTATTTATTCCGTTTTTTATGTTGGGCGTGCGCTCGCTCATCAAATTAACGAAAGAAGCGCCGGAGCTGAAGCTGATGCTGGGTCTGGCCGGCGCATTCACCTTTGTGCTTTCGGCGCTGAAGATTCCGTCGGTTACGGGCAGCAGCTCGCATCCGACCGGTACCGGGCTTGGCGCCGTCATGTTCGGTCCGCTGCCGATGAGCGTGCTCGGCTCGATCGTGCTTTTTTTCCAGGCGACGCTGCTTGCTCACGGCGGTTTGACGACGCTGGGAGCAAACGCGTTCTCGATGGCGGTGGCGGGGCCGATGGTCGGATATGCGGTATATACGTTGATCATGAAATCGACCGGCAAGCAAAAGCTGTCGATCTTCACCGCTGCGGCGCTCGCCGATTTGTCGACTTACGTCGTGACGTCGATTCAACTGGCAGCCGCTTTTCCGTCCGCGGACGGCGGTTTTATCGCTTCGTTTGCGAAGTTCGGCGGCATCTTTGCCCTGACTCAAATTCCGCTTGCCGTTAGTGAAGGTTTGCTGACGGTGCTGGTTTGGAACTGGCTGCAATCGTACAGCGGAAATGAGCTTTCGTTACTGCAGCGCAAAATGAAAGGAGCTGGCAGCAAATGA
- a CDS encoding M24 family metallopeptidase, with protein MNEYIQGEARIPEAEIKERIARAQAELKTAGLDGLLLTQDVDLLYFTGSMQNGYAFLPADDDPLYYVRRSVKRAEAEAAIAVRPLGAFRQFGETLTADFPAVMRDGGKRRIAADLDVLPASICQKLSEMLAAAGGEADSHGNSSLLDGSALIRRVRSVKSAWEVGRIEAAAKVAAEAFHNCLEHVREGVSELEWIARYEYEIRKRGHIGLMRMRAYNQAVMTGMVASGAAAAEPAAFDGPAGGRGLGPSAPQSVSRKRFARGEPILLDVGCCIDGYVIDQTRTAVIGELADDLTEAYGVTETILDMALGQMRPGALPSDIYAASLQCAEAAGLTDHFMGYGRDQAKFLGHGIGLEVDEWPVLARGFNEPLEAGMVIAIEPKFTFPGRGVVGIEDTVLVTASEPKRLTSLARGLIKLP; from the coding sequence ATGAACGAGTACATACAAGGGGAAGCGCGGATCCCTGAAGCGGAAATAAAGGAGCGTATCGCCCGTGCGCAGGCGGAGCTGAAAACAGCGGGCCTTGACGGCTTGCTGCTTACTCAGGATGTTGATTTGCTGTACTTCACCGGCTCCATGCAAAATGGTTACGCATTTCTTCCGGCCGATGATGACCCTCTCTATTACGTACGGCGGAGCGTGAAGCGGGCTGAGGCGGAAGCGGCGATTGCCGTTCGTCCGCTCGGGGCGTTCCGTCAATTCGGCGAGACGCTTACAGCCGATTTCCCGGCAGTTATGCGGGATGGCGGGAAGCGGCGCATTGCCGCCGATCTCGATGTGCTGCCCGCTTCCATCTGCCAGAAGCTTTCGGAAATGTTGGCTGCGGCCGGCGGCGAAGCAGATTCGCACGGCAATTCTTCCCTGCTCGACGGGTCCGCGCTCATCAGGCGGGTCCGCTCCGTCAAATCGGCGTGGGAAGTCGGCCGGATTGAAGCTGCGGCAAAAGTAGCGGCTGAAGCGTTTCACAATTGTCTCGAGCATGTGCGGGAGGGCGTCTCCGAGCTCGAGTGGATCGCCCGCTACGAATATGAGATCCGCAAACGGGGACATATCGGGCTGATGCGGATGCGCGCGTACAATCAGGCGGTGATGACGGGGATGGTTGCTTCGGGAGCGGCGGCGGCCGAGCCCGCCGCCTTTGACGGGCCTGCCGGAGGCCGCGGCCTCGGACCGTCGGCCCCGCAAAGCGTAAGCCGCAAACGGTTTGCCCGCGGCGAGCCGATTTTGCTCGATGTAGGCTGCTGCATCGACGGTTACGTAATCGATCAGACGAGAACGGCCGTTATTGGCGAACTGGCCGATGACTTAACGGAAGCTTACGGTGTCACGGAAACGATATTGGACATGGCGCTTGGCCAAATGCGTCCGGGAGCGCTCCCCTCCGATATTTACGCCGCGTCGCTTCAATGCGCGGAAGCAGCCGGACTAACGGATCATTTCATGGGATACGGGAGAGACCAGGCGAAATTTCTCGGCCATGGCATCGGGCTGGAAGTGGATGAATGGCCGGTATTGGCACGCGGCTTTAATGAGCCGCTGGAGGCCGGGATGGTCATTGCGATCGAGCCGAAATTTACATTTCCGGGAAGAGGCGTCGTCGGAATTGAGGATACGGTGCTGGTCACAGCCTCGGAACCGAAGCGGCTCACGAGCCTTGCCCGCGGTCTGATTAAATTGCCGTAA
- a CDS encoding aldolase catalytic domain-containing protein yields the protein MNAKASHIKIVDCTIRDGGLVNNWDFSVGFVQHLYKCLNEVGIEYMEVGYKNSPKLLKNTDAAGPWRFLNDEFLRTVIPEKKNTKLSALVDIGRVDENDILPRGQSLLDLIRVACYIHQVDEALELVQVFHDRGYETTLNIMALSGVNENELMNAFEAIASSVVDVVYIVDSYGSLMPSDINALVEKFQTHLPNKRLGAHMHNNLQLAFANTVAAADKGVELLDASVYGMGRAAGNCPTELLIARMKNSKYRLGPVLDMIEKYMFPLREKEEWGYIIPYMITGMLGEHPRSAMALRNSADKDKIVDFYNRLTAPKASGGNSED from the coding sequence ATGAATGCGAAAGCGAGTCACATTAAAATCGTCGACTGCACGATCCGCGACGGCGGTCTTGTAAACAATTGGGATTTCAGCGTCGGCTTCGTTCAGCATCTGTACAAGTGCCTGAACGAAGTCGGCATCGAATACATGGAGGTTGGCTACAAAAATTCGCCGAAGCTGCTCAAAAATACCGACGCCGCAGGCCCTTGGCGGTTTCTAAATGATGAATTCCTTCGCACCGTGATCCCTGAGAAAAAGAATACGAAGCTGTCCGCCCTCGTCGACATCGGCCGCGTTGATGAGAACGACATTTTACCGCGCGGGCAAAGTCTTCTCGACCTGATCCGTGTTGCTTGCTACATTCACCAGGTGGATGAAGCGCTTGAGCTGGTACAGGTGTTTCACGACCGCGGCTACGAAACAACGCTAAACATTATGGCGCTCTCGGGCGTGAACGAGAACGAATTAATGAACGCGTTCGAGGCGATTGCGAGCAGCGTGGTCGATGTTGTCTATATCGTCGATTCCTACGGCAGCCTGATGCCAAGCGACATCAATGCCCTGGTGGAGAAATTCCAAACCCATCTGCCGAACAAGCGTCTGGGCGCGCACATGCATAATAACCTGCAGCTGGCATTCGCCAACACTGTAGCGGCTGCGGATAAAGGCGTTGAACTGCTGGATGCCTCCGTCTACGGCATGGGACGCGCCGCAGGCAACTGCCCGACGGAATTGCTGATTGCCCGGATGAAAAATTCAAAGTACCGCCTTGGTCCGGTGCTCGATATGATTGAGAAATATATGTTTCCGCTCCGCGAGAAAGAAGAGTGGGGCTACATCATCCCTTATATGATCACCGGCATGTTAGGCGAGCATCCGCGTTCCGCTATGGCACTGCGCAATTCCGCCGATAAGGATAAAATCGTCGATTTCTACAATAGGCTGACCGCGCCGAAAGCATCGGGCGGAAATAGCGAGGATTGA
- a CDS encoding CotS family spore coat protein gives MNDIRIEDWGHLMRADSPDSVHSHSVQPVVESVARQVLGLYEMEVREMTLISAKPDKGGAIWKLSTNEGPRSLKVLYSNRQRSLFSIGAQDYLAKQGARVPALIPTKKGHAFVEAGSKLWIVTERIEPLGPISAADPEEARALCVALGDLHRRSKGYVPPSESVYSSQWGESYEKSIEEMGGYRYIAELQPESEASKLLLSHLDLFEQQAWDTLQLFPESTYDKMVAKGGPFWGLAFNGCEWSKRNGRTNPRDLWMSDLFDVSYGLPIQDLRQLISGTMEARGGWDVTWIRSMIEAYHRTNPLDRETFDLLWIDLSFPHESYKYLKEIIFRPETFLQLELRDVFDKMLMNEILKREVLAELKRDQSLYPAGDYEEAGEREAERSVSVTISSIDEEETWRQFIQQELKKRKIEDLEIKERTTEGEDAAPEMIKADQTPLEEAEDAIVPEKLLEAAEVKEPASEIAAEEPPAVPIVSDVEQRMAEKEAEAPETVSIEIVPKKIKALKRKSDKKETCEQETFKKRGSAKRKKDQASNCSGGDKEAKEAKEAKEAKEAKEAKEAKEAVSEVLTEASEVVPEVVSEVNTEVVSAEALPASSSIPETLVIPIEDLGREQRAAAEIIIVDTAPEAPSEHAIAPAPVPIQAPEPQVTVLIPVPQPKSNRIVSRTARKRSTLGRRKAAANTKKIRRPLKGGSKKRIKRNSKPVPKQAFPRRHLRKPAVRRRGNSR, from the coding sequence GTGAATGATATTCGGATAGAGGACTGGGGTCATCTCATGCGAGCTGATTCCCCTGACAGTGTGCATAGTCACAGTGTGCAGCCGGTAGTGGAGAGCGTTGCACGACAAGTGCTGGGGCTTTACGAAATGGAAGTGCGCGAGATGACGCTGATTTCTGCGAAGCCGGATAAAGGGGGGGCGATCTGGAAGCTTTCGACAAACGAAGGTCCCCGGAGCTTGAAGGTGCTTTACAGCAATCGGCAGAGAAGTCTATTCAGTATCGGGGCACAGGACTATCTTGCAAAGCAAGGGGCCCGAGTACCGGCGCTGATTCCGACAAAGAAAGGGCATGCATTTGTAGAAGCCGGAAGCAAGCTGTGGATTGTGACGGAGCGGATCGAACCGCTGGGGCCGATATCCGCAGCCGATCCGGAAGAGGCGCGAGCCCTGTGCGTTGCTCTTGGCGATCTTCATCGTCGCTCTAAAGGATATGTTCCGCCATCCGAATCCGTTTACTCCTCGCAATGGGGCGAATCTTACGAGAAGAGCATCGAGGAAATGGGCGGGTACCGCTATATTGCCGAGTTGCAGCCTGAATCCGAAGCAAGCAAGCTGCTGCTTTCCCACCTTGACCTTTTCGAGCAGCAAGCGTGGGATACGCTTCAGCTTTTTCCGGAATCGACCTACGACAAGATGGTTGCCAAAGGGGGGCCGTTTTGGGGCCTTGCTTTCAATGGCTGCGAGTGGTCGAAACGAAACGGACGGACGAATCCCCGAGACCTGTGGATGAGCGATCTGTTCGACGTCTCCTATGGCCTCCCGATCCAGGACCTTCGGCAATTGATTTCTGGTACGATGGAGGCCCGGGGCGGCTGGGACGTAACGTGGATTCGCAGCATGATAGAAGCCTACCATCGAACGAATCCGCTGGATCGGGAGACGTTTGATTTATTATGGATCGACCTGAGCTTCCCTCATGAAAGCTATAAATACTTGAAAGAAATCATCTTCAGGCCGGAGACATTTCTCCAGCTGGAACTAAGGGACGTCTTCGACAAGATGCTGATGAATGAAATTTTGAAGAGGGAAGTTTTGGCCGAGTTGAAACGCGATCAATCGTTGTATCCAGCCGGCGATTACGAGGAAGCCGGCGAAAGGGAAGCTGAAAGGAGCGTTTCGGTTACGATTTCAAGCATTGACGAGGAAGAGACGTGGAGACAATTTATTCAGCAGGAGCTGAAAAAAAGAAAAATTGAAGACTTGGAGATCAAGGAAAGGACGACAGAAGGAGAAGACGCGGCGCCCGAGATGATAAAGGCTGATCAAACGCCTCTGGAAGAGGCGGAGGACGCAATCGTTCCGGAGAAGCTGCTCGAAGCCGCCGAAGTCAAGGAGCCGGCATCTGAGATCGCAGCAGAGGAGCCGCCCGCGGTCCCAATTGTTTCGGACGTCGAACAACGGATGGCGGAGAAGGAAGCTGAGGCGCCCGAGACGGTATCGATTGAAATCGTACCGAAGAAGATCAAAGCGCTGAAGCGGAAATCCGACAAGAAGGAAACCTGTGAACAGGAAACTTTCAAAAAGAGAGGTTCGGCCAAACGGAAAAAAGATCAAGCGTCGAACTGTTCCGGCGGTGACAAGGAAGCTAAGGAAGCTAAGGAGGCTAAGGAGGCTAAGGAGGCTAAGGAGGCTAAGGAGGCTAAGGAGGCCGTATCTGAGGTTCTGACTGAAGCTTCTGAAGTCGTACCTGAAGTCGTATCCGAGGTCAATACGGAGGTCGTATCTGCAGAAGCTTTACCGGCTTCAAGTTCGATACCGGAAACGCTCGTGATTCCGATTGAAGATCTGGGCAGAGAGCAGCGGGCTGCAGCGGAGATAATCATTGTGGACACCGCTCCCGAGGCGCCTTCGGAGCATGCAATCGCGCCGGCGCCAGTGCCGATTCAAGCACCGGAGCCGCAAGTTACGGTCCTGATTCCGGTGCCGCAGCCAAAAAGCAATCGTATCGTTTCCCGCACAGCGAGGAAGAGGTCAACGCTCGGAAGAAGAAAAGCGGCAGCGAACACGAAGAAGATACGCCGGCCGCTGAAAGGCGGATCAAAAAAGAGAATCAAACGAAATTCAAAACCTGTGCCCAAGCAAGCCTTCCCACGCCGGCATTTGAGAAAACCGGCGGTCCGCAGACGCGGCAATAGCAGATAA
- a CDS encoding 4-hydroxybenzoate synthetase: protein MTSKEMMDMDSPNRNTIFEFLHRLLFEILLRTDGRTTDILETLMDETMSVHVIRQEQINEEHAGLLGESSGAPYYIRESILISNKTHFVVSHNIALVCSKFVPAPMFEAISSKHEGIGKTVSALGLPTSRKVADFGWRNEQEAVDLFQKPIKLHFARENERSPFKKYAIYFESVPGIYLLEYFNPDLLRHRLKQVLNEQQRTGE, encoded by the coding sequence GTGACGAGTAAAGAAATGATGGATATGGACTCCCCAAATCGGAACACGATTTTTGAATTTTTACACCGGTTGTTGTTTGAAATCCTGCTCAGGACGGATGGACGAACGACGGATATACTGGAAACGTTGATGGATGAAACGATGTCCGTTCACGTCATCCGGCAAGAACAAATCAATGAAGAGCATGCCGGATTGTTGGGCGAATCCTCGGGGGCTCCTTACTATATTAGAGAATCTATTCTTATTAGCAACAAAACTCATTTCGTCGTTTCTCACAATATTGCACTCGTATGTTCGAAATTCGTGCCGGCCCCCATGTTTGAAGCGATCTCCTCCAAGCATGAGGGAATCGGGAAGACGGTAAGCGCACTCGGGCTGCCGACGTCGCGAAAGGTGGCCGATTTTGGGTGGAGGAACGAGCAGGAAGCGGTCGATTTGTTTCAAAAGCCGATCAAACTTCATTTTGCCCGGGAGAACGAGCGGTCGCCATTCAAGAAATACGCGATTTATTTCGAATCTGTTCCAGGCATCTATTTGCTGGAATACTTTAATCCGGATCTCCTCCGGCACCGGTTGAAACAAGTACTGAACGAACAGCAGCGAACAGGGGAGTAG
- a CDS encoding class I adenylate-forming enzyme family protein — MDEVSKSIARWAAINPGRLAVIDEHAVISYGELHERAGRWAGALQEAGVTPGSGVMLLLPNRAEFIEVLVATIRTDVVPFVLNSQYTPEDILSLAAAAHTGLLITTRPLAGVMTFAREVPFQIWFVEDFDYDRYPSLEALPVRRRTEIVFFTSGTTGKPKGVAVSKALFDLALPAAGSGAEPLLQLLCRPLFFRAHMTAACNILQEGNTVVLSRQAEPGVWTNLIERHRIFFVSLGPSDLTRWLDHLEKGGGKFPPSVKHIMSTGAPLTHSLKKKLKKLLPHLRTTDLYGTSELSAIAMIDDDKWADKEGSCGRPAFFVNVKITDEHGRELPPREVGEVWVKSRYRMREYYQDPEATSRACAGDYVKTGDLGFLDEHGYLYLSGRKHDIINRSGFHFFPGEVENVLQDAPDVEEAVVLGMEHPEQTQEPVAVVRLRTQDRNDAEAETDKKRELLAHCESRLARYKVPSSIWFVGEIPLNAAGKADRRELAQWIAKQKDGTFR, encoded by the coding sequence ATGGACGAAGTTTCAAAATCGATAGCCCGATGGGCTGCAATAAATCCGGGACGACTTGCGGTTATTGATGAGCATGCTGTCATTTCGTACGGAGAGCTGCACGAGCGCGCGGGCCGTTGGGCCGGCGCTTTGCAAGAGGCTGGCGTTACGCCGGGCAGCGGGGTTATGCTGCTTCTTCCTAACCGCGCCGAATTTATTGAAGTATTGGTTGCGACCATTCGAACGGATGTCGTGCCGTTTGTGTTGAACTCCCAATACACGCCGGAAGACATTCTAAGTTTGGCGGCCGCCGCCCATACGGGATTGTTGATTACAACTCGTCCACTCGCGGGAGTTATGACTTTTGCTCGTGAAGTTCCGTTCCAAATTTGGTTTGTGGAAGACTTTGACTATGACCGATATCCGTCCCTTGAAGCGCTGCCGGTCCGGCGCAGAACGGAAATCGTGTTTTTTACGTCGGGGACGACCGGTAAACCGAAAGGCGTTGCCGTATCCAAAGCTTTGTTTGATTTGGCGCTGCCGGCGGCGGGCTCTGGAGCGGAGCCGCTGCTGCAATTGCTGTGCAGGCCGCTCTTTTTCCGCGCCCACATGACGGCAGCCTGCAACATTCTGCAAGAAGGCAACACCGTCGTGTTGTCCCGGCAAGCCGAACCTGGCGTATGGACGAATTTGATTGAGCGGCATCGCATCTTTTTCGTCAGCTTGGGGCCAAGCGACCTGACGCGGTGGCTGGATCATCTTGAGAAGGGTGGCGGCAAGTTTCCGCCGTCCGTGAAGCATATCATGTCAACCGGAGCGCCGCTGACCCATTCGCTCAAGAAAAAACTGAAGAAGCTGCTGCCGCACTTGCGAACGACTGATTTGTACGGAACCAGCGAGCTGTCGGCGATTGCGATGATTGATGACGACAAATGGGCGGACAAGGAAGGATCGTGCGGGCGGCCCGCATTTTTCGTTAACGTAAAAATAACAGACGAGCATGGGCGGGAGCTGCCCCCACGTGAAGTAGGGGAAGTATGGGTCAAGAGCCGTTATCGAATGAGAGAGTATTATCAGGATCCGGAAGCGACGAGCAGGGCGTGCGCGGGCGATTACGTCAAGACCGGCGATCTGGGCTTTCTCGACGAACATGGATATTTGTATTTGTCCGGCAGAAAGCACGACATTATCAATCGTAGCGGATTTCATTTCTTTCCCGGAGAAGTGGAGAACGTACTGCAGGACGCGCCGGACGTCGAGGAGGCTGTTGTGCTCGGGATGGAACATCCGGAACAAACGCAGGAACCGGTCGCCGTTGTTCGTTTGCGTACCCAAGATCGAAACGATGCGGAAGCGGAGACTGATAAGAAGCGGGAATTGCTGGCACACTGCGAAAGCCGCCTGGCTCGTTATAAAGTTCCCTCATCGATTTGGTTTGTCGGGGAGATTCCGCTTAACGCCGCCGGAAAGGCCGACCGCCGTGAACTGGCGCAATGGATTGCAAAGCAGAAAGATGGCACATTCCGTTAA